Below is a window of Corynebacterium kalinowskii DNA.
GAGGTCATCAATGAGATCGTCATCAGTTACCAGGACCATGGCGACGTCGGCATTCGGGTTGGTTAACAGGTGGCGAACCTTGTCCACCATCTCAATATTCAGGCGTGCCATCTCGGCAAAGTAGGGCAGCAGTGGCTCGGGAACTGCACAGGAAGGGTGACGGCGACGGGCCGACTTTGCAATGTGTTGTGCCAGCGAACCCATGCGGGCGAGGTCATCCACAATGTAAATCGAGGACACCACTTGGCGTAGATCGCGCGCCAATGGTCCTTCAGTTGCCAGGAGCTCAACGGCGCGCTGCTCACAGCGCTGCTGGATTTCCTCCAGCTCTTCCGTCATGGACAGGGCCTCTTCGGCATCCTGGAGATCGGATTCGAGCAGTGCCGTCAGGGATTTTTGCACGGTGATTCGTACCGTGTCGCACAAGACGATCAGATCGTCGGCGAAGGCATTCAAACTATCCCTAAAAGCGGTACGCATAACAAACAGCATAGGTGTTATAGGTTGGCTTGTCCTGGGAAGGGGGACTATCCGCCTGAGTGCATGATCTCGGCGCCCTCGGGAACGGTGTCATCTTCTGGGTCGTCAAGCCAGTGCTCTGGGAGTACTACCTTGCCCGGTGATCCTTGGCGACCACGCGGCCCGTCCTGGTCGTCGGCAAGCGCTTGCGAGTCTGCAAATGGGGCGAGGGACTCCTTGAGGGAAGTGAGCGAGGTGATGCGGGCTAGATCAGCGCGGATCTCGCCACCGACAGGGAAACCACGCATGTACCAGCCCATATGTTTGCGCATGTCGCGCAGGCCGTGTTCCTCACCCATGTGCTCGGCGAGGAGTTCGGCGTGACGGTACATGATGCGCGTAACTTCCCCCAAGGTGGGCGGGGCAGGCTTCTCGACGCCCTGAAGTTCGGCAGCCAGCTCCGCGAACAACCACGGTCGTCCCAAACAACCGCGACCAATGACGACGCCGTCGCAGCCGGTTTCATCCATCATGCGTTTGGCATCCGAGGCAGCGAATATATCTCCGTTGCCGAGTACCGGGATGCCGGTGTGAGCGAGATGCTCCTTGAGTCGGCGGATCTCATTGTAGTCTGCGGTACCGGAGTACCGCTGCGCTGCAGTTCGGGCGTGCAGCGCGACGGCAGCAGCGCCTTCCTCGACGGCAATGCGGCCTGCGTCGAGGTGCGTGTGGTGTTGGTCGTCGATGCCAATGCGCATCTTGACCGTGACTGGGATGTCTGTCCCTTCGGTGGCTTTCACTGCCGCCGCGACGATGTTGCCGAAAAGGCGTCGTTTATAGGGGAGGGCAGATCCGCCACCGCGACGGGTGACCTTCGGTACAGGGCAGCCGAAGTTCATGTCGATGTGATCGGCGAGGTTTTCCTCCACGATCATTTTCGCTGCTTTGTAAGTGTATTCCGGATCTGTTGTATAGAGCTGCAGGGAACGTGGTTGTTCCGTCGGTGCAAAGGTGGTCATGTGCATGGTTTTTTCGTTGCGTTCCACGAGCGCGCGGGCAGTGACCATTTCACAGACGTAGAGACCGGACACCGAGCCCATCTTCTCCAGCTCTTGTTCACGGCAGAGCACACGGAACGGCATGTTCGTCACCCCGGCCATTGGGGCGAGGATGACGGGGGAATTGAGGGTGATGGAACCGATCTGCAAAGACACGGATTCATTGTCCAGCTTTTCGGGGGACACATCAAACTCGCGTCTGAAAGCGGTTTTGGTCATTTCACCCAAGAATGGGTGCATTATGGCCGATGAGGGGCGTGAAATTGCTGATCTTTGGGGGTGGCAAAGGCAAAACTGCATTAGTGTGGAATTCGTATCTATGGTGTACATTGTGTATCCATAGTCACAGGCGCGTGCGACATGGGTCACGCGGCAGCACTGCACAAACAGGAGGAATGAATGTCTGATCGTATTGCGAATGCTCAGCTTCGCGGCAAGGTAATGACTGCTGAAGAAGCAGCACAGTTCGTCAACCACGGCGACAAGGTCGGCGTGTCCGGCTTCACCGGCGCGGGCTACCCTAAGGCCCTGCCTACCGCGATCGCAGAGCGCGCAAAGGCTGCTCACGCCAAGGGCGACGAGTACATGATCGACCTGTTCACCGGTGCTTCCACCGCGCCTGACTGCGACGGCGTTCTTGCTGAAGCCGATGCAATTCGCTTCCGTACTCCTTACCAGTCTGACCCGATCCTGCGTAAGAAGATCAACGAAGGCATCACCCTCTACGCTGACTACCACCTCTCCGAGTCCGGCCTGTACGTTGAGCAGGGCTTCTTTGGTCAGATGAATGTTGCCATCGTCGAAGCTGTCCGCATCACCGAGGAAGGCCACATCGTGCCTTCCTCCTCCGTTGGTAACAACGTTGAGTACCTGGACAACGCTGAGAAGATCATCATCGAGGTCAACTCCTGGCAGTCCGAAGAACTCGAGGGCATGGCGGATATTTACCGCATCAACAAGCTGCCAAACCGCCAGCCAATCCCGATCACCGACGCTGGCCAGCGCATCGGTACCACCTACATCGACATCGACCTGTCCAAGGTTGTTGCTGTTGTAGAGACTGACGCCCCAGACCGCAACGCTCCATTCTCCCCGATCGACGAAGTTTCCCAGGCCATCGCCGGTCACTTCCTCGACTTCCTCGAGGGCGAAGTTGCTGCTGGCCGCCTGACCTACGACTCCTACACCATGCAGTCCGGCGTCGGTAACGTCCCTAACGCTGTGATGGCTGGCCTGCTCGACTCCAAGTTCGAGAACATCAAGGCCTACACCGAGGTTATCCAGGACGGCATGGTCGACCTGATCGACGCCGGCAAGATGACCGTTGCTTCCGCAACCTCCTTCTCCCTGTCTCCTGAGTACGCAGAGAACATGAACCGCGATGCTGCTAAGTACCGCGAGACCATCATCCTGCGTCCACAGCAGATCTCCAACCACCCTGAGGTCGTTCGTCGCCTCGGTCTGATCTGCACCAACGGTCTGATCGAAGCTGACATCTACGGCAACGTGAACTCCACCAACGTCTCCGGCTCCCGCATCATGAACGGTGTCGGCGGTTCCGCAGACTTCACCCGTAACGGCTTCATCTCTTCCTTCATCACCCCATCCGTGGCCAAGGGCGGCGCAATTTCCGCATTCGTTCCTTTCGCTTCCCACATTGACCACACCGAGCAGGATGTCAAGGTCATCATCTCCGAGTACGGCTACGCTGACCTGCGTGGCCTGGCTCCACGTGAGCGCGTTTCCAAGATCATCGCACTTGCTCACCCTGACTACCGCCCACTGCTGGAGGAGTACTACGACCGTGCTCTGAACATCGCCAAGGAAAAGAACATCATGCAGACGCCACACGACCTGGCAACTGCGTTCTCCTTCCACCAGCGTTTCCTCGAGACTGGCTCCATGAAGTAAGTCTTGTAACGCAACTAACGCCGGGTCTGGTTTTCCAGAGCCGGCGTTTTGCTTTCTGTATTGGCTAATTAGCGGGGCTTCGCAGCCTCAGGCTCGTGGGTCACTACTATCACGGTGCGCTCCGCTCGCGCGCCCGGAAGTGGCTGCTCAAGCAGCATGTTCAGGAAGCGCTGCGCGTCCTCGTGGCTCGTGTGCTCGGTCGGCTCGTCCAGCAATAGGACCTCCGCGTCGGAGCACAGCGCTCTGGCGAGCAGTAGGCGGCGTCGCTGCCCGCTGGAAAGCGAGTCTGCGCCGGCCGGCAACAGCTGATCCAACTCGAATGCGCCTAGCCCAACGGCATCTAGAACTTCCCGCATGAGGCTTTCCGACGCCATCGGCGCCGCTACCAGCAGGTTTTCCCTGATAGTGGTGGCGAAAATCCATTCGTCTTCGGGGTGGGCGTGGACGTGTTCCCGCAGCCACGACGGGTTGATTTGCTCGACTGGAATGCCACCGATGGTGCATTGCCCGGAACGGGACGGAATGAGCCCTGCCAGCGTTAGTAGTAGGCTCGTCTTGCCGATGCCACTTGCTCCGGTGATGAGGTGCCTGCTGCCGAAAGGAACTGTCAGGTTCCAGATCTTTTCGCCGCGGGTTAGTTCGAGCTCCGCTGCCTCAATTTCCATCGTTGGGGGAATGAGGGTGCCGGTCGCAGTATCGGGCGCAGTGAGTTCGCGTAGTCTGCGGGCAGCGTCACGGGCGTCAGCTGCGTGAATGGCGGCGGTTGCCAATGGTCCGTGTGCCTCGAATGCAGCTAGGGGCAGCAAAATCAACATGCCGAGCCAGGTGGGTTCACCCGGGTAGAAAAGCAGGCCGACCGCGAGAATGCAGGCCACGGAAAAACCCACCCCAAGCTGCTCTACCAGGGAGGCCCACGCAAGTGGCCGTTCAGCCTTCACGAGGGCGTTGCTGCTGCGTCGGGAGGCGGAGATGGTGGCGTCGATACGCGCAGAACTGAGTCCGGCAACCGCGAACTCGCTGCGATGGAGCAGTTGATCATCGAGGGCGGTGACAAAGCTATCGGCGGTGGCGACGGCTTGGGCGCTGCGGTGGGCCCGTAGCACGAGCCAAGGGACGGCGAGTCCTGTGACACAAAAGCCCGCTGCCAGCATCAGTGCAGCGAAGGGGTGGAGCAGGAAGGCGCCCAGTACTGCGAGGACAGACAGCGTGAGAGCGACACCTGCAGGAATCACGCTGCGGACGATGAAATCGGCTACGCGGTCCACATCGGATCCGAGTCGGGTGAGGGTCTCGCCGCGGGAGAGCGTGTGGGCGCGGCCAGTGGGGTCGGTGGACACGGCTTGAAAGAGTGCGGGACGCAGTCGGGTGGTGGCACCTAGAGCTACCCGGTGGCTGACAAGGCGGTCGAGATAGCGGAACACGGCTCGGCTGATGCCAAGGCCCCGAACTGCCGTGATAGCGACTCCGAGGTCGAGAATCGGAGGCATTTGCCAGGCCCGAGTGATCAGCCAGCCGGACAGCACAGTCAGCGACAGAGCTGAGATGAGCGTGACGCTGCCGGCCAGAATGGACAATATGAGGTCCCGGCGGCGCACGCCGGCTAGCTGCAACAGGAAGCGGAGATCATTCATAGCTGCACCACCTGGTCTGCGATGGCGAGGATGCGGGGATCGTGGCTGCTGATGAGAAGGACGCGGCCGCGCTGAGCTTCACGTTGCAGTAGTTCGGTTAAGCGAATGACCAGTTCAGGGCTCAGGTGAGCGGTGGGTTCATCCAACAGCAGGCAAGGGGCATCAAGCGCAAGGACTCTGGCGAGCGCCAGGCGTTGCGCTTGACCCGCCGAAATACCAGCGCCACCGGAGTGGACGGCTTGGGTTAGAGGTATATCGAGCCCGACTTCGGCAGAGGAGTGCGTCGTCGCTGTGGGTAGCGCCCCCAGCAGCACCAGATTGTCGCCCACAGTTCCGCCGACGAGGGCGGGATGCGCCGGAAGGTAGGCAATGTCTGAAAGCGAGGGCGCCTCGATGTGGCCGCTGACTGCAGAATCGGGAAGTAGGCCGAGAACGGCCAAAAGTGCAGTGGATTTTCCCGAGCCGTTTGGTCCGTGCAATACGGTGATTCGTCCGGGGATGGCAGTGAAGGAGAGCCCCGTTGGTGTCACCCCATCCCGACCACGCACGCTGAGGTCCTGGACGCGGATCTCAGCAGAACCACTGCTGACGTAGGAGCCGTCCAGGGTGCCGGGGGAGTCGATGAGATCGAAGACTTGCTCGGCTGCCGTCATGCCGTCCACCGAGGCATGGAAACTCGCGCCTACTTTTCGCAGCGGAGCGTACACCTCGGGAACGATGATGAGGGCGACCAGCCCGGAAAGCAGCGTCATATCACCCTCCACCAGTCGCAGACCGATCCACACCGCGACCAACGCGACCGACAAGGTGGCGAGGAATTCCAAGGCAAAGGAGGACAGGAACGCCAGGCGCAGCACCGACATCGTCGCGGTTTCATGCGTCTCACCCGTTTTGCGAAGTTGCGAGACGGGAGCCTTCGTCACACCAAGCGCGCGCAGCGTAGGAGCTCCCAGCATGAGGTCTGACAGCTGATCCGACAAGGTGCTGGTTACCTCCAGTCTGCGCTGAGTGTGCGTGCGAGTCAGCACGCCGATTAGCACCATGAACAGCGGGATCAGCGGGATTGTGGCAGCTGCAAGAATGGCAGAGGGAGCGTCGTAGTACAGCAGGGTAGCTAGGGCGATGGGCGTCGCTAAGCAAGTAGCGATAAGCGCGGGCACGTACTCGGTGAGGTACGGCCGCACCCCCTCCAGTCCGGAGGTGAGCGTGGTGCGCCACATCGCGGAATCCTCCTCCACCTGGCGAGGATCGCGACGCTCCAGGGCTTTCAGCGCGGCGAGCCGCAGCTCATCTACCGCCTCGCCCGTGCTTTTCGACGCCCATCGCCGCGCCACAAACGCCACTCCAGCTTGCGCCAGTACAACACCGGCTAACGCGTAGACGAGCTCCCATCGGATAACGTCTTGCTCGATGAGCACGGCTGCTGCAGTGCCAATAAGCGCGGCGCGTGCCACGGTCAACACGGTATCGGCAGCTTGCGCGATACCTGTTAAAACGAGGTGTCTCCTCGCCGCAGGAGCTGCCGCGAGGAGACGCTGGTTGAGAGGAGAAGCCATCTAGACAGAGACTCGCTTGCGGAACACCCAGTAGGTCCAACCCTGATAGAGCAATACCAACGGGGTGAGGAAACCGGCAGCCCAGGTCATGACCTTGAGCGTGTAAGGACTGGAGGATGAGTTGTAGATGTCCAGTGAGACGCCGTCGGCAAGCGTGGTTGGCATCAGATTCGGGAAGAGGGTGCCGAACAGCTGAGCTGCACACATCAGGATCACGACAGCCCAGGCGGCGAAGGCCCAGCCATCGCGCCCCTTGAACAGAGCGAAGGCAGCAGCGAGGGCACACAGCACCAGGATTCCTAGTGGTAGCCACGTCAGGGCCCGACCATGGGCGAGCTGAGTCCAGACCAGGAATCCACCGGCGACAACAATGGCGGGCACGATCAGTTTCTTCGCGATGTCATGAGCGCGCGTGCGCAGCGGTTCGCCGGACTTCAGACCCAGGAACAGCAGGCCATGGATGAGGAAGGCAAGCACGAAGGTCGCGCCGCCCAGCAGACCGAAGGGGTTCAGTAGGCCGATGAAGCCGTCGAACCCGGATTCAATCTGGCGGTTACCGTCGATGGCTACGCCCTTAACGATGTTGCCGAACGCTACGCCCCACAACAGGGCGGCGAGCCAGGAGCCGACAACAATGCCTCGGTCGCACCAGTCGCGCCAATTTTGGGTTTCCACCTTGCTGCGCCATTCCAAGCCGATACCGCGCACGATGAGACCGAACAGGATTAGGAAGAGGGGGAGGTAGAAGCCAGAGAACAAGGTGGCATACCATTCAGGGAACGCTGCGAAGAGCGCTCCACCGGCGGTGATAAGCCAGACTTCGTTGCCGTCCCAGACTGGGCCGATGGTCTTAATCGCTGCAGTGCGTTCTTCCTTCTTCAGCCATGGCAGAATCATGCCAACACCGAAGTCGAAGCCTTCCAGGACGAAATATCCTGCAAAGAGGACCGCTACCAGGACGAACCAGACAGTTTGCAGATCCATTGCTATTTCACTCCTTCAGCTGGGACCGCACCAAAATGAAGTGGCTCAATTGGTGGGGCAGGCGGCCCAAGTACATCCTCGACGTGATCGCTGGCACCAATCGGCAGCGGTCCTTCCAGCACTTTCTTGCGCATGAGCCAGAACCACACGACGGCGAGTGCGCCGTATACCAGGGTGAAACCGATGAGGGATACCCAGACAACCCAGGTCGCGTGATTGGATACACCGAAGTCGACGATCAAATGGATCTGGTCCTCGCCGTTCGGGCTTCCGGGCCCGAACGCCGGGTTCGGGTGCACGATCCACGGCTGGCGGCCCATCTCGGTAAACACCCAACCAGCGGAGTTAGCAAAGAATGGGAATGGGATCATCCACAGTGCGAACTTTCCGAACCACTTCTCTGTCGGGATTCGACCCTTACGAGACAGCCAGAACCCCACCACACACAACAGCAGCGAGCCGACCATGAGGCCGATCATCATGCGGAACGACCAATACGTAACAAACAGGTTCGGCGTGTAGTTTCCTGGCCCGTAGAGAGCCTCATACTTGTCTTGCAGCTGGTTAACGCCCTGCAGTGTGACACCACTGAACTTTCCTTCGGAGAGGAAGCTGAGCACCCATGGCACCTCAATGAGGTGTGCTACCGATTCGCAGTTGTTGTGTGTACCTACGGTGAGCACTGAGAAGTGCGGGTCAAGTTGGCTTTCGCACAGCGATTCCGCGGAAGCCATCTTCATGGGTTGCTGTTGGAACATCAGCTTGGCCTGGAAGTCGCCGGTGATCGCAAGCAAGACCGAAGAAATACCGGTTACCCATAGTCCTAGACGCATGATAGGGCGCCACAGGACTCGGGCAGTGGGGGATTCCTCATTTCGGCTATCTCGAACCAGCCACCATGCGGAGACACCAGCCACGAAAGTGCCCGCCACAAGGAGCGAACCAGCTACGGTGTGCGGCCACGCCATGAGCGCCGTTGGGTTGGTAAGAAGCGCGCCGATACTGACGAGTTCTGCACGGCCGGTCTCTGGGTTGAATACCGCTCCCACCGGGTGTTGCATGAAAGAGTTTGCGACAATAATGAAGTACGCAGACAGGTTAACGGCGAGGGCGACGAGCCAGATCGAGGCCAGGTGGGCCCAGCGGGGCAGTCTGCCCCAACCAAAAATCCACAGACCTAAGAATGTGGATTCGATAAAGAATGCCGCTAAGCCTTCTAGGGCCAGTGGGGCGCCGAAGACGTCGCCCACAAAGCGTGAGTATTCACTCCAGTTCATACCGAACTGGAACTCCTGCACGATGCCGGTAACCACACCCATGGCGAAGTTGACTAAGAACAGGGTGCCGAAAAATTTTGTGGCACGGTACCAGTGATCTTTGCCGGTGACGTGCCATGCTGTCTGCATCGCCGCCACGAGTGGGGCGAGGCCAATAGTTAACGGAACGAAAATAAAGTGGTAAACGGTTGTGATACCGAATTGCCAGCGCGAGACATCAACAATGTCCATACGCGACACCTCCAGGAGAGAATAATGTTCTTAATGCATAGCTTGCTCTTGATTAGTCGGGGGTGCCACTAAGGAGGTTCCCATCACATGGGATGTCACCCATTTCGGGGCTGGCAATTAGATGGGGGTGAAACTTCGGCGAGGGTGGGGTGTTCATTCGTGGGGGCCTACTCAAGCGAGGAGAGCGACCCGGTTTTGTTTAACTATTTTCAAGCGTCTAAAGTGAGTTTCTAGCAATCCCAAAAAATGGGTTGTCAGTTGGGCCTTTAGCTCAGTTGGTAGAGCTACGGACTTTTAATCCGCAGGTCGCGGGTTCGAGCCCCGCAGGGCCCACAAATAACCCCGTTTACGCAGGTAAGCGGGGTTTTTGTTAATCGTGTACTCCGGCGACTGAGATCGCTGGCAGACGCAGAATTCCCAATGCCGGGATCAGCACTGCTGCCGTAACAAGGCCAAGTACTGCGACAATGCCAGTCAGAATCACCGGCGTGGGAATCAGTGGATAGGGCTGTCCCAGAAATCCCCAAGACATAGCTCCAATGGGAAGAGCTGCGATCAGGAACCCAAGTATCAGCGCAAGGAATGCGGTGAAGATGACCTCCGCGCATAGGGTTGCAACGATGGTGGATCGAGGAATTCCTAGTAGTTGTAACAGTGAGAACTCGCTCCGCCGGGTCCGCGTGGCCAGGATCATCGAATTGGCCACACCGATCACGAGAAACAAGATGATGGCGGCCAGCCCGGCGAGATTGACCCAGGAAGCGCCGCTTTCCGACGCCGGTTGCGTTGTCAGGACAACTCCCGGATGAAGGCGAGCAAACTCCACTAGTGATCCTGGAAAGTCGGGGCTATCGCCCACCAAGATGGCCTGGTTCGGGGAGGCATCGAAGGTATGCAGCACATCCAGTGGGATAAGCGCCTGTCCAATGCCCAACCCACGAGAGTAGGTGGCCACCACCCGTAACGTTACTGGGGTGCCATCGCCACGGTAGAACTGCGCCTCCTCTCCAACGTTGAGGCGCAATGCAGCGGCCACACTCTCATCGAGCGCGATGACTGGGCCGTGGAATTCGCTCAGGCTGCCGGAAGAAACGCCCACATCAAGTGCGGCAGTTAGCGGGCCCGTGACACCAACTGCGGGAAGTGTTGTGAAATCAGCGTCGTCGATAATGCGTAGTGCGTGATACAGCACTGTGCTGCGCGCCGTGACAATGTCACTGACCCCAGGAAGTGCCCTCAAATCCTGTATCGCGGACTCAGACAGGCCACCGGCTGCTGCGGCCGACACCGAAGCTGGAGCGATGACTGTTTCAGTCAGTTGGGTGTCCTTAGCCTCCGAAAGAATCGTTTGATTGCACAGCATGGTCACTCCAAAGCCGATCGCCATGACAATTGGAGAGATGACACCAGCTAGTCGGCTTGGCGCCGCCAACAGATTCTGTTCCGTCAACCAGGCAACCCGTTGCTGGCGAAGGGGACGGAATACGACCCTGGCCAGTGGGATTACCCCGAGTGGCAGCCAGATGGCACAGCCGAGGCACATGAGTAGTGCAGCGCTACCTGCCCCGGCGGCACCCACCTCGGTGTGCAAAAACAGCGGTAGGGTGGCGCTGCAAGCACCGATGAGGAACAGTACCGAGCCGGTAGCAACGCGCCACGCCCCCGGCTTTTGAGAAGTTGCCCGCGCTTCCCGCAATGCCTCCGCAGGGTCAGCAAACGCCACCCCCAACACCGACATGAGGGAACCGCCTACCGCAGCGCATCCTACGAGCACGATGGTTCCCAGTACTGCAGGTGCAAGTGGCACAATTCCGTTGGCGAGCTGGGTCCCAGCAGGCAACACCCCGTGGCTCACTGCGCTGGCCAGCGCCCAGCGAGACACCGTGAATGCCGGCCATACGCCGACAACAGCCGCGCTGACACCCGGTATCAGTCCTTCGACGGAGACGAGTTTCATGAGCATGGCCGGACTTGCTCCGATCGCACGGCAGACCGCGAATTCTCGACGTCGTGCAGCCACACTCAGCGAAAGCAACACGCCCACCACGAACACGCTGATCAACACTGCAAAGCCGCCGAAACTCGTCGCGATCGCAAGCAATATTTGCTGGCCAGCTGTGGCCTCTCGCCGCTCCCATGTTCCGAACTCTTTTGGCGAGTAGCGGCGAAGCTCAGGCTGTGAGGCTTCGATAGCGTCGTCAAGCGCGGCGAAGTCTGTAACAGATGTTTCAGATATTGCTAACGCAGTTACCCTAGTGGGGTGGGCGCCAAGCTCAGTGAAGGTGTGATCAGGGACTATCACCCAGGGGGCCGAGGACTCGTCGCCGAGCACCGAATCGACTCGTAATGTAGTCGAGCTGCCGCCGCTGCTGAGCTGAATCGGCGACCCTACGGAGATTCCCAAGTCCTTGGCTAACGGGGCCGTGACCGAGACACCTGCGCCTGCCGGAAAATCTCCGAATACGCTGGACGGCCAGTCGGTGACTTGGACTGTTGCCGTGCCCCGATCGGTGCTTAGCGTCCGGTCCAGCGTGCGGATTTCTTGTACCGTGGCATGTGCCTTGGCAGCGCGTATTGTTTCGCCGGTGACCAGCTGTTGTTCTGCAAGCCGAACCACAGAACTGAAGTCGCCACCTTCGGGACGAAGGGTGCTTGGACCGGCGATAATGGCATCTGCCCGAGTGAGCAGAGTGGACGACTTTGGCTGGATTAGCCCGCTGACGAGCATTAACAAAGCTGTGCCAATGAGTACTGCGGCCACCACCAAGGTGAACCACACGCCCAGTAAGCGAAACCAATTCTGGCGGATATTGGCTAAAGCTAGCTGCCACATGAGCGCGCCCCCAAAGCGGTCATTCGCAGTGCGATGTCAGTGGCCGTCGAGCGCATCATCTCATCCACCAGCATGCCGTCTGCCAAGAACAAGACGCGGTCGGCCCGTGCCGCAGCGAGGGGATCGTGAGTGACCATTACTACGGTCTGATTCAGGTTGCGTACCAAGTGCTGAAGCAAATCCAAGACTTCAGAAGCAGTACGCGCGTCGAGGGCGCCGGTGGGTTCATCGGCGAACACGATGTCAGGTTTGGAAACCAAGGCGCGTGCGATTGCGACGCGCTGTTGTTGCCCGCCGGACAACTGTGCTGGACGTTTGTTCAATAGCGCGTCGATCTGCACCCGGTCGATAACATTGGCAGCCCACGCTTTATCGACGCTCAATCCCGACATTCTCAGCGGGAGGGTGATGTTGTCTTGCACTGTCAAGGCAGGCAACAGATTGTAGGACTGAAATACGAAGCCAAAGCGCTCGCGACGCAATCTGCTGCGCTTGCCAGCACTCAGAGCTGCGATGTTCTGCCCGGCCAAGATGATTTCCCCAGAGTTGGGTTGATCGAGTCCCGCAACGCAGTTGAGGAAGGTGGACTTGCCGGATCCGGAGGGGCCCATGACGGCCACGAAACTCGCATGTGCAATACCCACCGATACCTTGCGCAGTGCGTGCACGGCGTTTGTTCCGGAGCCGAAGGTTCGGGAGATCTCCCGAACCTGCAGTAGAGGTGCCGGGATGTTCATCGGTTGCGATTCTTCAGGTAGTCGCGCACCAAGAGCACGATGCACGTTGCAGTGAGCAGGCCCATTATGACTCCCAGGATGATGTGACCGGTGGCCTGGAAGAAAGCGTTAGCAACCGCTGAGAGAGCGACCAGGATCCACAGCACAATTGCCGTCATGGACATTGAGGATGTGGACTTGGCAGGGGTTTCCTCGGGTAGATTTGAGAGCTGATAGTCAGCCATGATGTCTCCTTGATAGTAGGTGGGAAGCTACCTCTAACGCTAGAAAGGTGCTGGTGAGAGGGAAATCCCTTCAACTGGAGACTTGGGGTATAGCAGGCTGTACTTTTGGGGATAACCTCGGCTTTGCGCGCACAAGCTCAGTACAGTTAGAGCTGTGGATGCCAGTAAA
It encodes the following:
- the phoU gene encoding phosphate signaling complex protein PhoU, which codes for MRTAFRDSLNAFADDLIVLCDTVRITVQKSLTALLESDLQDAEEALSMTEELEEIQQRCEQRAVELLATEGPLARDLRQVVSSIYIVDDLARMGSLAQHIAKSARRRHPSCAVPEPLLPYFAEMARLNIEMVDKVRHLLTNPNADVAMVLVTDDDLIDDLHDHLMMMLTRREWPHGTVAAVDVALLARFLERFADHSVNVAARIVYLATGLTPTEYQERRHQEREEADWAKRFAELEARFSN
- the cydC gene encoding thiol reductant ABC exporter subunit CydC — encoded protein: MNDLRFLLQLAGVRRRDLILSILAGSVTLISALSLTVLSGWLITRAWQMPPILDLGVAITAVRGLGISRAVFRYLDRLVSHRVALGATTRLRPALFQAVSTDPTGRAHTLSRGETLTRLGSDVDRVADFIVRSVIPAGVALTLSVLAVLGAFLLHPFAALMLAAGFCVTGLAVPWLVLRAHRSAQAVATADSFVTALDDQLLHRSEFAVAGLSSARIDATISASRRSSNALVKAERPLAWASLVEQLGVGFSVACILAVGLLFYPGEPTWLGMLILLPLAAFEAHGPLATAAIHAADARDAARRLRELTAPDTATGTLIPPTMEIEAAELELTRGEKIWNLTVPFGSRHLITGASGIGKTSLLLTLAGLIPSRSGQCTIGGIPVEQINPSWLREHVHAHPEDEWIFATTIRENLLVAAPMASESLMREVLDAVGLGAFELDQLLPAGADSLSSGQRRRLLLARALCSDAEVLLLDEPTEHTSHEDAQRFLNMLLEQPLPGARAERTVIVVTHEPEAAKPR
- a CDS encoding acetyl-CoA hydrolase/transferase family protein; translated protein: MSDRIANAQLRGKVMTAEEAAQFVNHGDKVGVSGFTGAGYPKALPTAIAERAKAAHAKGDEYMIDLFTGASTAPDCDGVLAEADAIRFRTPYQSDPILRKKINEGITLYADYHLSESGLYVEQGFFGQMNVAIVEAVRITEEGHIVPSSSVGNNVEYLDNAEKIIIEVNSWQSEELEGMADIYRINKLPNRQPIPITDAGQRIGTTYIDIDLSKVVAVVETDAPDRNAPFSPIDEVSQAIAGHFLDFLEGEVAAGRLTYDSYTMQSGVGNVPNAVMAGLLDSKFENIKAYTEVIQDGMVDLIDAGKMTVASATSFSLSPEYAENMNRDAAKYRETIILRPQQISNHPEVVRRLGLICTNGLIEADIYGNVNSTNVSGSRIMNGVGGSADFTRNGFISSFITPSVAKGGAISAFVPFASHIDHTEQDVKVIISEYGYADLRGLAPRERVSKIIALAHPDYRPLLEEYYDRALNIAKEKNIMQTPHDLATAFSFHQRFLETGSMK
- a CDS encoding ABC transporter ATP-binding protein/permease, encoding MASPLNQRLLAAAPAARRHLVLTGIAQAADTVLTVARAALIGTAAAVLIEQDVIRWELVYALAGVVLAQAGVAFVARRWASKSTGEAVDELRLAALKALERRDPRQVEEDSAMWRTTLTSGLEGVRPYLTEYVPALIATCLATPIALATLLYYDAPSAILAAATIPLIPLFMVLIGVLTRTHTQRRLEVTSTLSDQLSDLMLGAPTLRALGVTKAPVSQLRKTGETHETATMSVLRLAFLSSFALEFLATLSVALVAVWIGLRLVEGDMTLLSGLVALIIVPEVYAPLRKVGASFHASVDGMTAAEQVFDLIDSPGTLDGSYVSSGSAEIRVQDLSVRGRDGVTPTGLSFTAIPGRITVLHGPNGSGKSTALLAVLGLLPDSAVSGHIEAPSLSDIAYLPAHPALVGGTVGDNLVLLGALPTATTHSSAEVGLDIPLTQAVHSGGAGISAGQAQRLALARVLALDAPCLLLDEPTAHLSPELVIRLTELLQREAQRGRVLLISSHDPRILAIADQVVQL
- the cydB gene encoding cytochrome d ubiquinol oxidase subunit II, which codes for MDLQTVWFVLVAVLFAGYFVLEGFDFGVGMILPWLKKEERTAAIKTIGPVWDGNEVWLITAGGALFAAFPEWYATLFSGFYLPLFLILFGLIVRGIGLEWRSKVETQNWRDWCDRGIVVGSWLAALLWGVAFGNIVKGVAIDGNRQIESGFDGFIGLLNPFGLLGGATFVLAFLIHGLLFLGLKSGEPLRTRAHDIAKKLIVPAIVVAGGFLVWTQLAHGRALTWLPLGILVLCALAAAFALFKGRDGWAFAAWAVVILMCAAQLFGTLFPNLMPTTLADGVSLDIYNSSSSPYTLKVMTWAAGFLTPLVLLYQGWTYWVFRKRVSV
- the dusB gene encoding tRNA dihydrouridine synthase DusB; its protein translation is MSLQIGSITLNSPVILAPMAGVTNMPFRVLCREQELEKMGSVSGLYVCEMVTARALVERNEKTMHMTTFAPTEQPRSLQLYTTDPEYTYKAAKMIVEENLADHIDMNFGCPVPKVTRRGGGSALPYKRRLFGNIVAAAVKATEGTDIPVTVKMRIGIDDQHHTHLDAGRIAVEEGAAAVALHARTAAQRYSGTADYNEIRRLKEHLAHTGIPVLGNGDIFAASDAKRMMDETGCDGVVIGRGCLGRPWLFAELAAELQGVEKPAPPTLGEVTRIMYRHAELLAEHMGEEHGLRDMRKHMGWYMRGFPVGGEIRADLARITSLTSLKESLAPFADSQALADDQDGPRGRQGSPGKVVLPEHWLDDPEDDTVPEGAEIMHSGG